A window of the Deltaproteobacteria bacterium genome harbors these coding sequences:
- the trxA gene encoding thioredoxin codes for MAGKNVFEVTDEGFEGDVLKSDMPVLVDFWAPWCGPCRAIAPVVEELAVEYDGKLKVGKCNVDENPKTPGQFGIRAIPTLILFKEGKVTEQITGAVSKSQIDAAIKKVM; via the coding sequence ATGGCAGGGAAAAATGTTTTCGAGGTAACTGACGAAGGTTTCGAAGGTGACGTACTCAAATCCGACATGCCAGTGCTCGTCGATTTCTGGGCTCCATGGTGTGGTCCATGCAGGGCTATTGCTCCAGTAGTCGAGGAGCTGGCAGTTGAATATGACGGCAAATTGAAGGTTGGCAAGTGTAATGTGGACGAGAATCCAAAAACACCAGGGCAGTTTGGCATCAGGGCCATACCCACACTGATTCTTTTCAAAGAGGGCAAAGTTACCGAGCAAATCACTGGAGCTGTATCAAAGTCGCAGATCGATGCTGCCATCAAGAAAGTAATGTAG
- a CDS encoding outer membrane protein assembly factor BamD encodes MDRRFTGRFQAAIILLTFVASSAVGCAWFQSQREKSARELATEGMAEYEDGDYLDAIKIFTTLKEHYPYSRYAVLAELKLADAHFYREDYEEAIAAYDQFARLHPKNEAIPYVLYQIGESYFRQIYTFDRDQTPTHQSIQAFERLLSAFPESAYDAKAREKIHKCRLELADHEIYVGNFYLKSKKYRAALARFEGALKQYADVLEGAKRQKVEQSIKLCKEKLALQESAMTETPKK; translated from the coding sequence ATGGATAGACGCTTTACTGGACGCTTCCAGGCCGCCATAATACTATTAACCTTTGTCGCTTCCAGTGCTGTGGGCTGTGCCTGGTTCCAGAGCCAACGTGAAAAGAGCGCCAGGGAATTGGCAACCGAGGGCATGGCGGAATATGAAGACGGCGATTACCTGGACGCAATTAAGATATTCACCACTCTTAAAGAGCATTACCCCTACAGCCGCTATGCTGTCTTGGCAGAGTTAAAACTGGCAGACGCCCATTTCTACCGAGAAGATTATGAAGAAGCCATAGCAGCCTATGATCAGTTTGCTCGCCTCCACCCGAAAAACGAAGCAATTCCCTATGTTCTTTATCAAATAGGCGAATCGTATTTCCGGCAAATTTATACTTTTGACAGGGACCAGACACCAACTCACCAGTCCATTCAGGCCTTTGAGCGCCTGTTGAGTGCTTTTCCGGAAAGCGCTTATGATGCAAAGGCGAGGGAAAAGATCCACAAATGCCGCCTTGAGCTGGCAGACCACGAGATTTATGTGGGCAATTTCTATCTCAAATCCAAGAAGTATCGAGCGGCACTGGCTCGATTCGAGGGAGCACTGAAACAGTACGCCGACGTTCTGGAGGGTGCCAAACGGCAGAAGGTGGAACAATCCATCAAGCTATGCAAGGAAAAGCTTGCTCTGCAGGAGTCGGCCATGACTGAAACGCCCAAGAAGTGA
- the rho gene encoding transcription termination factor Rho: MNLVDLKEKNIKELIEMAKDYNIDGISTMRKQELIFALLQAQTEKNGLIYAEGVLETLPDGFGFLRAQNYNYLPGPDDIYVSPSQIRRFGLRTGDTVSGQIRPPKDGERYFALLKVEAVNFEDPEGTRDKILFDNLVPLYPQERIRLETDPKNYSTRIMDLLTPIGKGQRGLIVASPRTGKTMLLQHIANSISINHKNIYLIVLLIDERPEEVTDMQRSVKAEVVSSTFDEPAQRHVQVAEMVIEKAKRLVEHKRDVVILLDSITRLARAYNAVVPPSGKILSGGVDSNALHRPKRFFGAARNIEGGGSLTIIATALIDTGSRMDEVIFEEFKGTGNMEIHLDRKLADRRIFPAIDINRSGTRKEELLLPPEDLNRVWILRKLLSPLNTVDAMEFLLDKMEGTASNADFLDSMNA; encoded by the coding sequence ATGAATCTAGTAGACTTGAAAGAAAAGAATATCAAAGAATTGATAGAGATGGCCAAAGACTATAATATCGACGGCATCAGCACCATGCGCAAGCAGGAGTTGATATTTGCTCTTTTGCAGGCCCAGACAGAAAAGAATGGCCTGATCTATGCTGAGGGTGTTCTGGAGACCCTGCCAGATGGCTTTGGATTCCTCAGGGCGCAAAATTACAATTACTTGCCAGGACCAGACGACATTTATGTATCGCCGTCGCAGATCAGGCGCTTTGGTCTCAGAACAGGAGATACCGTCTCTGGACAGATTCGTCCACCGAAGGACGGTGAGCGTTATTTTGCCTTGCTCAAAGTGGAGGCTGTGAATTTTGAAGATCCCGAGGGAACGCGCGACAAGATACTGTTTGACAATCTGGTACCGCTCTACCCCCAGGAACGGATTCGCCTGGAAACAGATCCGAAAAACTACTCCACCCGAATTATGGATCTGCTTACTCCCATTGGCAAAGGGCAGAGAGGCCTTATCGTTGCCTCTCCCCGCACCGGCAAGACAATGTTATTGCAACACATTGCCAACAGCATCAGCATCAATCACAAGAACATATATCTGATTGTGCTGCTTATTGATGAAAGGCCTGAAGAGGTCACCGATATGCAACGGTCGGTGAAGGCTGAAGTGGTAAGCTCAACATTTGATGAACCGGCTCAACGCCATGTCCAGGTAGCGGAAATGGTAATCGAAAAGGCCAAGCGCTTGGTAGAACACAAACGGGACGTGGTTATTCTGCTCGACAGCATTACCCGTCTTGCCAGGGCCTACAATGCGGTAGTGCCTCCAAGTGGCAAGATTCTTTCTGGTGGGGTCGACTCTAACGCTCTGCACCGACCCAAGCGGTTTTTTGGTGCAGCACGGAACATTGAGGGAGGCGGTAGTCTTACCATAATAGCCACTGCCCTGATCGACACTGGCAGTCGCATGGACGAGGTAATCTTCGAAGAATTCAAAGGTACAGGCAATATGGAAATTCACCTGGACCGCAAGTTGGCAGACCGCCGTATTTTCCCGGCAATCGATATCAATCGGTCTGGAACCCGCAAAGAGGAATTACTCCTGCCACCCGAGGATCTGAATCGGGTATGGATCCTGCGAAAACTGCTCTCCCCATTGAATACTGTGGATGCCATGGAATTCTTGCTGGACAAGATGGAAGGTACGGCAAGCAATGCGGACTTCCTGGACTCTATGAATGCCTAG
- the rpmE gene encoding 50S ribosomal protein L31 — protein MKKGIHPEYYQTTIRCHCGNEFSTGSTKKNISVEICSRCHPFYTGKQKLVDSAGRIERFRRKYEKFSGTNNKES, from the coding sequence ATGAAGAAGGGTATACATCCTGAATATTACCAGACAACGATACGCTGCCATTGTGGTAACGAGTTTTCTACAGGCTCGACCAAAAAGAACATCAGCGTTGAGATCTGTTCACGCTGCCATCCGTTCTATACGGGCAAACAGAAACTTGTGGACTCTGCTGGGCGAATAGAACGCTTCCGCAGGAAGTACGAAAAATTTAGCGGCACCAATAATAAAGAGTCTTGA
- the prfA gene encoding peptide chain release factor 1, which yields MLKGLEKLEDIERRYLELEKALSDPGILSNRQEYLSLTKEHANLQPCVNALRKYRSISQQIEENKELLADPDPDIRDLAREENRKLLEQLATVEVELRTLLIPSDPNDGKNVILEIRAGTGGDEAALFAADLFRMYAKYAELQGWKMEVLNSHPTGIGGFKEIVLLISGNRAYSRLKYESGVHRVQRVPTTESQGRIHTSAVTVAVLPEAEELEVNIEPNDLRIDVFRSSGPGGQSVNTTDSAVRITHLPTGLVVTCQDEKSQHKNKAKALKVLRARLLDMWAQEQHAKTAQDRRNQVGTGDRSERVRTYNFPQNRVTDHRINLTLYKLSEILQGELDNLINPLITYFQTESLGQMDYA from the coding sequence ATGTTGAAAGGGCTCGAGAAATTAGAAGATATCGAACGCAGATACCTTGAACTTGAAAAAGCCTTGAGCGACCCTGGCATCCTCTCCAATCGCCAGGAGTATCTTTCACTCACAAAGGAACACGCCAATCTCCAACCCTGCGTCAACGCCCTGAGAAAATATCGCAGTATTTCCCAACAGATCGAAGAAAACAAAGAGCTGCTGGCCGACCCGGACCCCGACATTCGTGATCTCGCTCGTGAGGAGAACCGCAAACTCCTGGAGCAGTTGGCTACAGTGGAGGTTGAACTCAGAACTCTTCTCATCCCCAGCGATCCCAATGACGGCAAGAATGTAATTCTTGAGATTAGAGCGGGCACTGGCGGTGATGAGGCTGCTCTCTTTGCCGCTGATCTTTTTCGCATGTATGCAAAATACGCTGAACTGCAGGGTTGGAAGATGGAAGTGCTCAACAGTCATCCCACTGGAATTGGCGGCTTCAAGGAAATAGTCTTACTGATCTCTGGAAATAGGGCTTACAGTCGGCTCAAGTACGAAAGCGGCGTCCACCGTGTGCAACGGGTTCCCACCACAGAGTCCCAGGGACGCATCCACACCTCTGCTGTGACAGTTGCCGTCCTTCCCGAAGCCGAGGAACTCGAGGTGAACATCGAGCCCAATGACCTGAGGATCGACGTGTTTCGCTCCTCCGGCCCTGGTGGTCAGAGCGTCAATACGACTGACTCAGCAGTCCGCATAACACATCTGCCCACAGGTTTAGTAGTGACATGCCAGGACGAAAAGTCGCAACACAAGAACAAGGCCAAGGCTCTCAAAGTCCTCCGGGCCAGACTACTCGACATGTGGGCCCAGGAGCAGCATGCCAAGACAGCCCAGGACCGTAGAAATCAAGTGGGTACCGGCGATCGCAGCGAGCGCGTCCGCACGTACAACTTCCCGCAAAATAGGGTCACAGACCACCGCATCAATCTTACCCTCTATAAACTGAGTGAAATTCTGCAGGGCGAGCTCGACAATCTGATCAATCCTCTGATTACCTACTTCCAAACTGAATCTCTTGGGCAAATGGATTATGCCTGA
- the prmC gene encoding peptide chain release factor N(5)-glutamine methyltransferase has translation MPEAPWTILKLLRWTTAYFDERGVAEPRASAELLLAHVLSLDRLSLYLNYDRPLLPAELSEFKKCIKRRLRGEPVQYITGTQEFWSMLLHVSPDVLIPRPETEVLVQTALDHLHSTWPQESTFSILDVGTGSGAVAISLARELSKARIVALDVSFNALQLARKNSLHQGVSGRLLLVCSDLLTSINKETAKFHLVVSNPPYIRSEELPLLPREISAHEPRSALDGGPDGLAVIRRIVAQAAEVLLPRGALAVEIGADQAEGALQLVSADCRYNKVRVDKDYSGMDRILLAQVA, from the coding sequence ATGCCTGAGGCACCATGGACCATTCTGAAACTATTGCGCTGGACAACAGCCTATTTTGATGAACGTGGCGTAGCCGAACCGCGGGCTTCCGCTGAACTGCTGTTGGCTCACGTACTGTCTCTAGATCGCCTATCCCTTTATCTCAATTACGACCGCCCACTATTGCCTGCAGAATTGTCGGAATTCAAGAAGTGTATCAAACGCCGTTTGCGCGGCGAGCCGGTGCAGTATATTACCGGCACCCAAGAGTTCTGGTCCATGCTCCTGCATGTCAGCCCGGATGTGTTGATTCCGAGACCTGAAACAGAAGTGCTGGTGCAAACCGCTCTGGATCATTTGCATTCTACCTGGCCGCAAGAATCTACTTTCAGCATCCTTGATGTGGGTACAGGCTCTGGCGCCGTTGCCATCTCGCTTGCCCGAGAACTCAGCAAGGCTCGCATTGTTGCTCTCGACGTCTCTTTCAATGCCCTGCAGCTGGCAAGAAAAAATAGTCTGCACCAGGGGGTGAGCGGCCGGCTTCTGCTGGTCTGTTCTGATCTTCTTACAAGCATCAACAAGGAAACCGCCAAGTTCCACCTGGTGGTGAGCAATCCACCCTATATACGCAGTGAAGAGCTGCCGTTGCTTCCCAGAGAGATTAGCGCTCATGAACCTAGAAGTGCTCTCGATGGTGGGCCTGACGGTCTCGCTGTCATAAGGAGAATTGTGGCCCAAGCTGCCGAGGTGCTGTTGCCTCGGGGGGCCCTTGCAGTGGAAATAGGCGCTGACCAGGCGGAAGGAGCCTTGCAACTGGTCAGTGCTGATTGTCGTTATAACAAAGTCCGTGTGGATAAAGACTACAGTGGCATGGACCGAATCCTGCTAGCCCAGGTGGCCTGA
- the murA gene encoding UDP-N-acetylglucosamine 1-carboxyvinyltransferase: MEKLIIRGGSPLKGTVQISGAKNAALPILAATLLTGGVHHLSRLPTLRDIRTTKTLLYHLGATFDEGEPLRIHSENIDGYEAPYDLVKTMRASVLVLGPLVARMKRARVSLPGGCAIGARPINLHLYGLERLGVSIELRHGYVEASARKLIGNHIYLDIPTVTGTENLMMAAVLAEGETILENAAREPEVVDLAVCLNSMGARITGAGTSLIKIEGVKELRPMNHAIMPDRIEAGTYLVAAAITRGDITIQPCRPQHLEAVIRKLEQAGVQFHIASESIRAIGGEVVRHADVKTMPFPGFPTDMQAQFMALMSIADGQSTITERIFENRFMHVSELRRMGADITVEGNTAIVRGRANLQGAPVMATDLRASASLVLAGLAANGVTEVSRVYHLDRGYEKIETKLTGLGANIERVAE; encoded by the coding sequence ATGGAGAAACTTATAATCAGAGGAGGCAGCCCCCTCAAGGGTACTGTGCAGATTAGCGGCGCCAAGAATGCTGCCCTGCCCATTCTGGCTGCCACTTTGCTCACAGGGGGAGTGCACCATCTTTCTCGGTTGCCAACATTGCGAGACATCCGAACCACCAAAACTCTGCTGTACCATCTAGGCGCCACCTTCGACGAAGGCGAGCCTCTGCGCATTCACAGTGAAAACATTGACGGTTACGAGGCCCCCTATGACCTGGTGAAGACCATGCGGGCTTCTGTTCTGGTGCTAGGTCCTCTGGTAGCTCGAATGAAGCGGGCTCGCGTCTCACTCCCTGGCGGCTGTGCTATCGGTGCCCGTCCCATTAATCTTCATCTCTATGGTCTCGAGCGTTTGGGAGTCTCAATAGAACTCCGACATGGCTACGTGGAAGCCTCCGCCAGGAAACTTATCGGCAATCACATTTACCTTGATATCCCCACAGTGACTGGCACCGAGAACCTCATGATGGCTGCAGTGCTGGCCGAAGGCGAAACTATCCTGGAAAATGCTGCTCGAGAACCCGAGGTTGTGGACCTGGCTGTTTGTCTCAACAGCATGGGAGCCCGCATTACAGGGGCCGGGACTTCTCTGATCAAGATCGAGGGAGTAAAAGAATTGCGCCCCATGAATCACGCTATAATGCCAGACCGCATCGAAGCGGGAACATACCTTGTTGCTGCTGCGATTACCCGTGGGGATATCACCATCCAACCTTGCAGACCTCAGCATCTCGAGGCGGTCATCCGGAAACTAGAACAGGCAGGCGTCCAATTCCATATTGCAAGCGAGAGCATAAGGGCCATTGGTGGAGAGGTTGTCCGCCATGCTGATGTGAAAACCATGCCCTTTCCTGGATTTCCCACAGACATGCAGGCACAATTTATGGCGCTTATGAGCATTGCAGACGGGCAGAGCACTATCACCGAAAGGATCTTTGAGAATCGCTTCATGCATGTCAGTGAACTTCGCAGGATGGGTGCAGATATCACTGTGGAAGGCAATACTGCCATTGTTCGAGGCCGCGCCAATCTCCAGGGAGCACCGGTCATGGCCACCGACCTGCGCGCCAGTGCCTCTCTCGTGCTAGCGGGACTTGCCGCCAATGGGGTAACTGAAGTCTCCCGAGTGTACCATCTAGACAGAGGCTACGAGAAAATAGAAACCAAACTTACAGGCCTGGGAGCTAACATTGAGCGAGTTGCAGAATGA
- a CDS encoding DNA internalization-related competence protein ComEC/Rec2 has product MGQPHHRPLIPLFVCFSSGIALGHHLPLTTLTIAVLIAVLLGLLILWNVRCQHTYLAPLLLFLLIGMLFARRIPDPGHPPAGIKLLLQQRQTFLIGYIAGPPKRRLDRMELVVDIDSFRHEDKLISTHARMLLRLGTCSRSWQMGQWLAGQVNVRPIRNFNNPGGFDYRQYLADQNIWLKGYLSSDASLLPLAEPRGSPWTRLLVRIRSNSRSFFEAWLPQNESALYRALLLGERYALSSRVREQLYAAGVGHLLAISGLHLGMIAGIVFLICRTIVVRIPQLVGRWGASPVAALAALPISLGYASLTGMGLPIVRAAIMLACVTFALVNRRKIDLGNTLIVAAFIILTGSPQALFSPSFQLSFIAVGALVWLVPRIPLPGCLTGSSSGPINWRGHARWLWQLLLVSVVISVATAPAVVHHFHRFSPAAFIANPLIVPIVGFLVLPAGLFSLTFLPLNTQLAGFILSMGALGLDWILEFTHFICQLPWATIWLGELSSWQMALLYLVLLVPWLPLRRLYRSLLGAAVLVILVLNWMLAGLVAARPTELRVTYLDVGQGSSAVVEFPGKQVMLIDGGGFQKSSFDLGRHVVAPFLWRRHIRRLDYIVLSHPHPDHFRGLLFLASHFPVGEFWYNGMLTNDQQLLELFRCLQTRSIPCVPPPRLGSPRNIQGVSVQVFHPFHGHPGKITSHDPHQVNNLSLVLRISYKECSFLFPGDIELAAEQRLCLLPTLGTTSVLLVPHHGSRTSSSRQLLQKLKPRIAVFSVGFQNRFHLPARRVWERYHRLGIRTFRTDRHGAVTVCTDGHNLRVATFLGNNREGG; this is encoded by the coding sequence ATGGGACAGCCACATCATCGCCCTCTAATCCCGCTGTTCGTCTGCTTCTCCTCTGGGATAGCCCTGGGCCATCATCTGCCGCTCACCACCCTGACCATTGCAGTTCTTATTGCTGTTCTTCTAGGCCTACTCATTCTATGGAATGTTCGCTGCCAGCACACCTATCTGGCTCCCTTACTCCTTTTTCTCTTGATTGGCATGCTCTTCGCTCGCAGAATCCCTGATCCCGGCCATCCTCCAGCTGGAATAAAATTATTGCTCCAGCAGCGGCAGACCTTCCTCATTGGCTACATTGCGGGACCTCCAAAAAGACGGCTAGACAGGATGGAGCTTGTCGTCGACATTGATTCATTTCGACATGAGGATAAACTCATATCCACACATGCTCGCATGCTGCTTCGCCTCGGGACATGTTCTAGGTCCTGGCAAATGGGGCAATGGCTGGCCGGACAGGTAAATGTCAGGCCAATCCGCAACTTCAATAATCCCGGAGGCTTCGACTACCGGCAATATCTGGCGGATCAGAATATCTGGCTCAAAGGATATCTCAGCTCTGACGCATCCCTTCTTCCTCTGGCTGAGCCTCGCGGCTCACCATGGACAAGGCTGCTGGTGAGAATCCGCAGCAACAGCCGTTCCTTTTTTGAAGCATGGCTCCCGCAGAACGAGTCAGCCCTGTACCGGGCCCTCCTGCTTGGCGAGCGCTATGCTCTGAGTTCCAGAGTGCGAGAGCAGCTGTATGCAGCAGGTGTAGGACATTTGCTGGCAATCTCTGGGCTTCACCTTGGCATGATTGCCGGCATAGTATTTCTCATATGCCGCACCATTGTTGTCCGTATCCCACAGCTAGTTGGCCGCTGGGGTGCTTCACCTGTTGCAGCGCTTGCTGCCCTTCCCATCAGCCTGGGGTATGCATCCCTTACTGGGATGGGATTGCCAATTGTCCGAGCAGCTATAATGTTGGCCTGTGTCACCTTCGCACTGGTCAACCGCAGAAAGATAGATCTGGGCAACACATTGATTGTTGCTGCCTTCATCATTCTGACAGGTTCTCCCCAGGCCCTGTTCAGCCCATCATTTCAGCTCTCTTTCATCGCCGTCGGGGCTCTGGTGTGGCTGGTTCCCCGAATACCCCTGCCAGGCTGCCTCACAGGGAGCAGCAGTGGGCCCATCAACTGGCGAGGACATGCAAGATGGCTCTGGCAGCTGCTCTTGGTCTCTGTGGTCATTTCAGTAGCCACAGCTCCTGCAGTAGTACATCATTTCCATCGCTTCAGTCCGGCAGCATTCATAGCCAATCCCTTGATAGTGCCCATTGTCGGCTTCCTCGTACTGCCCGCAGGCCTTTTTTCCCTTACCTTTCTTCCACTAAACACGCAACTTGCCGGCTTCATCCTCAGCATGGGCGCCCTTGGACTCGACTGGATACTGGAGTTCACCCACTTCATTTGCCAGTTGCCATGGGCCACCATCTGGCTGGGAGAGCTGTCATCCTGGCAGATGGCCCTGCTCTACCTTGTTCTTCTGGTGCCATGGCTGCCTCTTCGCCGCCTGTATCGATCTTTGCTCGGTGCTGCTGTTTTAGTCATCCTGGTGCTCAACTGGATGCTGGCTGGCCTGGTTGCTGCTCGGCCAACTGAACTTCGCGTCACTTATCTCGATGTGGGCCAGGGGAGTTCAGCCGTGGTTGAATTTCCTGGAAAACAGGTGATGCTTATTGATGGCGGCGGTTTTCAAAAAAGCAGTTTTGACCTGGGCAGGCATGTTGTGGCGCCCTTCTTGTGGCGCCGTCACATACGTCGACTGGACTACATCGTCTTGAGCCATCCTCACCCTGATCATTTCCGCGGACTGCTTTTCCTGGCATCTCATTTTCCGGTAGGGGAGTTTTGGTACAACGGCATGCTGACAAACGATCAGCAACTGCTTGAACTTTTTCGCTGTCTGCAAACCAGGAGCATCCCCTGCGTGCCGCCTCCTCGCCTCGGTTCGCCAAGAAATATTCAGGGAGTCTCTGTCCAGGTCTTTCATCCCTTTCATGGTCACCCCGGTAAGATCACCAGCCACGACCCTCACCAAGTAAACAATCTTTCTCTGGTGCTCAGAATATCCTATAAGGAATGTTCTTTTCTTTTTCCAGGCGACATAGAGCTTGCAGCAGAACAACGACTCTGTCTGTTGCCTACATTGGGAACAACCTCCGTTCTCCTGGTACCGCACCATGGCAGCCGAACTTCGAGCTCCCGGCAATTGTTGCAAAAGCTAAAACCTCGCATTGCTGTTTTCTCAGTGGGATTCCAGAACCGTTTCCACTTGCCTGCGCGCCGTGTCTGGGAACGATATCATCGCTTGGGTATTCGTACTTTCCGAACAGATCGGCACGGTGCTGTGACCGTCTGCACCGATGGTCACAACCTTAGAGTGGCTACCTTCTTGGGGAATAATAGGGAAGGGGGATAG
- the ybgF gene encoding tol-pal system protein YbgF, translating to MLITEKGKSWRAVHLIEYLVVLLIFSGCASQQDIDVLQRQVWTNRRDLEKVTSQMAQLQKQLDEKLQEYDQRLETASQPLRKTQAQVGAQLDRMEVELGRLSGELEESAARSKRQEERINEIEQSQMTSMLEVQKGLAELRSQLNIVARSMGLAELVTPTPSQPERGGPAKLQPQTARPETRAAGHGVKSPEELYAESFRLFQGGNFEQARAGFRRYLEQYPHTDLADNAQFWLGECYYGEGKYREAITAYEKVIKQYPKSDKVSSALLKQSMAFLELGDKTAARILLRKIVKDYPKTDQAQIAQRKLAQLQ from the coding sequence ATGTTGATTACCGAGAAGGGGAAAAGCTGGAGGGCAGTCCACCTGATAGAGTACCTGGTTGTGCTCCTCATTTTTAGCGGCTGTGCATCACAGCAGGACATAGATGTGCTGCAGAGACAGGTGTGGACAAACCGTCGTGATCTGGAAAAAGTGACCTCACAAATGGCCCAGTTGCAGAAACAGCTGGACGAGAAGCTGCAGGAGTATGATCAACGTCTCGAGACTGCCAGTCAACCGTTGCGAAAGACTCAGGCCCAGGTGGGAGCGCAGCTGGACCGTATGGAAGTCGAGCTTGGAAGGTTGTCGGGTGAACTCGAAGAGAGTGCTGCCAGGAGCAAGCGGCAGGAGGAGAGAATCAACGAAATTGAACAGAGCCAGATGACTTCCATGCTGGAAGTGCAGAAAGGTCTTGCAGAGCTTCGCAGTCAACTGAATATCGTTGCTCGCTCTATGGGGCTTGCTGAGCTGGTTACACCAACTCCGAGCCAGCCAGAAAGAGGAGGGCCAGCCAAGCTTCAGCCACAGACTGCCAGGCCCGAAACCAGAGCAGCAGGCCACGGGGTAAAAAGTCCAGAGGAGCTATATGCAGAGTCTTTTCGGTTATTTCAGGGCGGCAATTTTGAGCAGGCAAGGGCAGGATTTCGCCGCTACCTCGAGCAGTATCCCCATACAGATCTTGCCGACAACGCCCAATTCTGGTTGGGAGAATGTTATTATGGCGAGGGGAAATACCGGGAAGCTATAACTGCTTACGAGAAGGTAATAAAGCAGTATCCCAAGAGTGACAAAGTCAGCAGTGCCTTGCTCAAGCAGAGTATGGCATTTCTCGAATTAGGAGACAAGACAGCGGCCAGAATTCTCCTCAGGAAGATAGTCAAAGATTACCCCAAGACAGACCAGGCACAGATTGCCCAGCGGAAATTGGCGCAATTGCAATAA
- the pal gene encoding peptidoglycan-associated lipoprotein Pal, translating into MGKRTTWIVGSIFLIVLLVFAVSCQKRVVGVGPEPGEQVSAEEQAKAQQEAAEAAARQQALLEAQRLREQQAKEAEAAKESEAAKRRAFEEQDIHFDFDQYVLKPAAIQILDEKAAYMREHPDVRVLIEGHCDERGSNEYNLALGDRRANSAKNYLVRAGIAEKRIVTISYGEERPLCTQHTESCWWKNRRAHFVIR; encoded by the coding sequence ATGGGGAAGAGAACTACATGGATTGTGGGATCTATTTTCCTGATCGTGTTGTTGGTCTTCGCAGTCTCTTGCCAGAAGAGGGTTGTGGGCGTTGGGCCTGAGCCGGGTGAGCAGGTTTCCGCCGAGGAGCAGGCGAAAGCCCAGCAGGAGGCCGCAGAAGCAGCTGCGCGTCAGCAAGCTTTGTTGGAAGCACAGCGGCTTCGCGAGCAACAGGCCAAGGAAGCTGAGGCTGCCAAAGAGAGTGAGGCTGCCAAAAGACGGGCCTTCGAGGAACAGGACATTCATTTTGATTTTGATCAGTATGTGCTCAAACCTGCAGCTATCCAGATCCTTGACGAAAAGGCCGCGTATATGCGTGAGCATCCTGATGTACGCGTGCTTATCGAGGGACATTGTGATGAACGCGGCAGCAATGAGTACAACCTTGCACTCGGTGATCGTCGAGCCAACAGCGCTAAGAACTACTTGGTGAGGGCAGGGATTGCCGAGAAGCGCATTGTCACCATCTCCTATGGTGAGGAACGGCCGCTCTGTACGCAACATACGGAAAGTTGCTGGTGGAAAAACAGGCGGGCTCACTTTGTCATAAGGTAA